One segment of Monomorium pharaonis isolate MP-MQ-018 chromosome 6, ASM1337386v2, whole genome shotgun sequence DNA contains the following:
- the LOC114254413 gene encoding nuclear protein 1, with protein sequence MSEAHVDEYEHFNYDFDKHIFTAHGGKQRSKREAVAHTNHFDPSGHSRKILTKLMNTEHNKRQTSKGKV encoded by the coding sequence ATGTCCGAGGCGCACGTCGACGAGTACGAGCACTTCAACTACGACTTCGACAAGCATATCTTCACCGCTCACGGCGGCAAGCAGAGAAGCAAACGCGAAGCTGTCGCGCACACGAATCACTTCGACCCGAGCGGCCATTCCAGAAAGATTCTCACCAAGCTGATGAACACCGAGCACAACAAACGGCAGACGAGCAAGGGCAAGGTGTAG